One Cardiocondyla obscurior isolate alpha-2009 linkage group LG25, Cobs3.1, whole genome shotgun sequence genomic window, CGGGACATGACACCTCGACAAAAACAACGACTGTTTCCAAGCCAGCCCGAGCTTTGGTTACGCACACCGCGTCATTTACCACGGGAGGTAAGCCCTCCTCATGCTTTTTATGCAAGGGAGACCATTATATCCTTGCATGTAGTGAGTTCTCCAGGAAAGGACCTGCAGCGCGCCGAGACTATGCCGCCGAAAATAGTTTGTGCATCAATTGCTTTGGAAAGCATGCCGTTAGCCAGTGTCCTTCAAAGAAAAGTTGTGTCTCCTGCGGAAGACGGCACCACTCAACCATTCACGAAACCTTCCTGCGAAGCCCAGCAATCATGCACAGAACAACTCAACCAGCAGGTTCATTGCCAGCAGGTTCAACTTCAACAGGTCCGTCAACCAACTCGTCGCAAAAGCCGGAAGAGCGTCCCGCCACGCAAAGCGCCTCAGTCACGTCTCTCCATTTGCGTAATTATGTAACTGGACGAGTCTCGGTTTTATTGGCCACAGCAAGGGTTATAATTACCGATaagtataacaaaaaaataatagtgcGAGCGCTCATCGACCCGGGTTCGGAGGTATCAATTATTTCGGAAGCTCTCGTAGAAAAACTACGTTTACCCCGAAAATCCGACACCACCACAATTTTCGGCATTGGTGGCGATAAAACTTGTTACGCGCGCGGTCGTGTAAACTTCAATTTAAAATCTTGCGTAAATCAGGACTTTTGTGTAACGATTTCGGCATTAATTTTACCCCGTGTTACCGTTAATACGCAGcgtattattaacaataacgAATCATGGCCACATTTGCAAGGCCTAGTGCTTGCTGATCCTGAATTTTCCTCTAACGATCcgatagatttaattttaggaGCGGAAGTTCACGCCATTATAATAGAAAATGGTTTGCGAAAGGGCACAGCTAAAATGCCCATAGCTTTAAAAACAGCATTAGGATGGATTTTATCCGGATCTACGGGTGAAATTCAGTCTGCTTCTTTTGTCTCAATAAATCATTGCCAAACTCAAGAAAATATAGTAGAACTGGTATCACGTTTCTGGCAACAGGAAGAATTACCGTTAAAACCAATTCCTCTTACCGACGCAGATCGAAAGTGCGAGGAATTCTTTATTGAAACCACTCAACGATTGCCATCAGGCCGCTATATGGTCAGACTACCGTTCGCTAAGCAAGGTCCGGAATTTGCAAACTCTCGACCAtcatcaattaatattttttctaagtTAGAAAAACGCCTTGACTCACAACCACAATTACAATTtcaatacaattattttttacacgagTACGAAATGTTAGGACACATGTCCAAAACAACGCCTCCGACATCTGACAAGCATTATTACCTGCCTCATCATGGGGTATTTAAGAGCAATGACCCTAATTCAAGAATACGAGTAGTTTTCAATGCCTCTGCACGCTTTAAAAATTCAGAGTCCCTTAATGATGTATTGCATAACGGTCCTAACCTACTTCCTGCACTTTctgatataatttctaattggCGACGGTATCAGATAGCTATAACCACAGACATTGAAAAAATGTATCGGCAGATTGAAATTCACCCAGAGGATCGAGAATACCAGCGGATAATTTGGCGTCCGAGTTCtctttatgaatattttgattataaattaaatactattaCTTACGGATTATGTTCTGCGCCATATTTAGCTAACAGAGTAATTAAGCAATTAGCTCTCGATGAAGCGAACAATTTTCCCTTAGGTGCATCGGTTCTCCGTCATGAAATATACATGGACGATATTTTGACTGGCGCAGACTCAGTATCATCCGCAAAGGTCttaattacgcaattaattaatatttgcacgGCGGGCGGCTTCCCCTTAGCCAAATGGTCGTTCAATAGCAGTGAACTAAGCAAAATAATTCCGACACCTGAACCAAGCAAGGGTCCAGTAGATTTTCACAGTGACATTACGCATACTATTTTAGGCCTTCGCTGGAATCCTACAGaggatttcttttattttcatgtaaCACCAATAGAAAACCAAGTACCTACAAAAAGAATAGTGCTGTCCGAAACAGCTCGGCTTTTCGATCCTCTCGGCTGGCTTGCGCCGGTTATTATTAAAGCAAAAATCTTAATCCAAACGCTCTGGCTTAAGGGAAATGATTGGGATCATCCGTTAGATAAAGATGATTTCAATTTATGGCAACAATTTCgcaatgaattaataaaattgtcggaaattaaaataccgCGATGGCTTATGACCACGGAAACAACATCTTTAATAGAATTACATGGCTTCGCAGATGCCTCCGAGCGAGCCTACGCTGcagtaatttttgttaaaattagtcagaataatgaatttaaaatatcattattacAAGCCAAAACTCGCGTAGCAccgctaaaaaaaatatctttaccTCGATTAGAATTGTGCGCCGCCACTCTTTTAACTCGATTAGTTGTTCACGTTCAAGctactataaaattaaaatttaatagcaTTAATCTATGGTCTGATTCTACCGTAACTCTTGCCTGGCTCAAGGGTCACCCCTCAAAATGGACCACCTATGTAGCGAACCGCGTATCGGAAATCCAGCAAGCATTACCATCTGCTTACTGGAACCATATTCCAGGTCATGAAAATCCTGCCGACTGCGCTTCTCGCGGTCTCTTGCCAAGCGAACTACAAAATCACCCGCTCTGGTGGTTAGGCCCGAAATGGCTCAggcaaaataatattgaacaACCAAATCTaagtaattttgaaattaattctgaaGAATTAATTGCTGTTAAAAACGAGCAAAGGTCTCACGTATTTACTATAACCACGTTACCAAAAGAgaatgaattattattaaaattctcaacattacttaaattattaagagtCACTGCATTATGCCGACGCTGGCTAAAGGGAAGCTCAAAGGGACCATTATCTTggtctgaaataaataaatcacttAACTTCTGGATCCTAACAACACAGCGACTTTGGTTCtcggaagaaattaaattattgactGAGGGAAAATCGCTTTCTCGAAATAATGCATTATCTTCTCTGTCTCCTATTATAAGCGAGATCGGAATTTTAAGAATCGGCGGTCGATTACGAAATGCGTCATTGTCACGGGATCAGCAGCACCCGATAATATTACCCAAGCGCTCAaacttaacttttttaatcaTAGATCATTACCATAAAAAGACCCTGCATGGGGGACCGCAACTGACACTGTCAACCATAAGGCAACGCTATTGGCTTATGGGAGGCAGAGCATCAGTAAAGGAGCACATTAAAAACTGCGTACCATGTGTTCGTTGGAGAGGCACATCTCCGCATCCTCAAATGAGCGATTTACCGCAAGCTCGGGTTACGGTAAATCGTCCATTTTTAAATACCGGAGTAGATTACGCTGGACCTTTAATGGTCAAAACAAGCAAGGGTCGAGGGCAACGAGCCCATAAAGCATTCTTGGccatttttatatgttttgcCACGCGCGCAATACATATTGAATTGGTCTCAGATTATACAACAGCAGCCTTTTTAGCAGCCCTCCGGCGTTTTATTTCTAGGAGAGGAATTTGTTCCACGATTTCAAGCGATCGAGGGACTAATTTTGTCGGAGCAGACAAAGAATTACGAAAATTCTTTGCTGAAAGTATAAAGAGTAAGGAATTTACTCAAACCATTGCAAATCAAGCaattaaatggaaatttaatCCTCCATCTGCACCTCATTTCGGCGGAATTTGGGAGGCTGCTGTTAAAGCTACGAAACATCATATCCGACGGGTCATCGGAGAGGCTACTCTAACGTTTGAAGAAATGTACACTTTATTAACGCAAATTGAAGCGTGTTTAAATTCTAGGCCTTTGATACCACTCTCCGATGATCCCGAGGATCTAGAAGCACTAACTCCAGGACACTTCCTGATAGGAAATGCGTTAAATGCTGTGCCCGAGCCATGCTTAGCTAATGTATCCGACAATAGACTTTCCCGCTGGGAACTCGTGCAAAAAATGCGTGACCATTTCTGGCGGCGTTGGTCAGCCGAATACTTGCCCACGCTAAATATACGCTCTAAATGGCGAACAACTCAGCCAAATTTGCAAGTAGGCATGCTCTGCCTAATCAAAGGTGAAACAACGTCGCCAGGTAAATGGCCTCTTGCACGAATTATAGGAACTCATCCGGGTTCTGATGGGCAAGTTAGGGTGATAACAGTACGCACTGCATCATCCACATTTACGCGACCCGCCGTTAAAATTGTTCCTTTGCCTGTACAAGATACTACCTTTGCAAAAAATTCGTCAGCTTTTGACGAGGCGGGCGGAAATGTTTAAGATCATTAGATGATGCTATTCGAACGTTTTAAACGCCAGACTATCGAATGCCGTCAGAGCGACGCCAGTCTGGTTATATGAGAGGCTTTGTTTCAAATGATATTATTTCTCTGTCACCATAAGAATCTACTCGAAAGAAACTATTCAAAATTTTCCGTGCCTTATCTCACTTAAGACGGGACGGTCCCGAACGAAACCTAAGATGCTCTTTGTTACAATAGAAAACTGCTCTGCTCTCTTTGAAGCAATGCCTCTCAAGTCAGTCGCCTTCTTGAACGCATTAAGAACGCATCTCTCGCTAATTCTTTCGCGGCCAGCAGAGCCATTCTtgctaaatttaaaacattgtaataatttctatcCTTTCGAGCCCAGCAGTGGCTAAGTGTTAATCagtgcaaaagaaaataaaatttataaagtgcAACCTGTATTCAAGTTTTTCGTCCGAACCTTCATCTTAGTGCAAACAAACGTAAATGATCCTGGGTCCCGCCTGATAAGGTGGAGATTGAAACTCGAAgagtataattacaaaatagtcCATAAAGACGGAAAGAAGAACACGAACGCGGACGCGCTTAGCAGAAACCTCCcgcagcaagaagaaaagcTCCCAATATACGtactaaaagaaaagaacacatattcaacagaagaaaaagcgaagctTTTACATGAATACCACGACACACCAATAGGCGGACACCAAGGCATCACACGTACACTACACCGCATCAGATTACAGCATGAGTGGCCAGGCATGCGAAGAGACATAGAggaatacataaagaaatgcgAACAGTGCCAGAAGAATAAGTTATCAAGGAAGACAAAAATGCCGCTAATAATCACAGACACGCCGACTAGACCGTTCGAAAAATGCGCCCTAGACATAGTAGAACCGCTACCGATAacgaacaataataataaatacattctaaCGTTTCAAGATAATCTCACGAAATTTAGTAAAGCGATTCCTATCCCGAACCAAGAAGCCGCGACCGTAGCAAAAGCGTTCGtgactcaaataatttttgaacacGGGATACCGGAATACGTTCTTTCCGATCAAGGAACGAATTTTACGagcaatattttcaaaaacattTGTAAACTACTACGGatggaaaaaatacaaacaactGCATATCATCCGCAAACTAACGGCGCACTCGAACGATCGCATCGAACACTGGCCGAGTACCTACGACATTACATCGACGAAGATCAATCTGATTGGGATGAATGGTTGCCATATGCAATGTTTACATATAACACAACCCCGCATACGGCAACCGGATTAACCCCCTTCGAACTTATCTACGGACATCGTGCTACATTACCGACAGCACTGAAGACCGCGCCGAAAGAAACGTATTCATATGACGACTATGCGAatgaattacgcgaacgattaCGGGCCTCCAACTCTCTCGCACACGATCACGCGAAaaccgagaaagaaaaggcgaaagaaaattacgacaaagattcccgaaaacgcgaattcaGAGTCGGAGATTCCGTTCTTCTTTACGACGAAACGGTTCGACGCGGCCGGTCCAAGAAATTAGATGCGCTGTGGATAGGACCGTACATAGTAGTACAAAAGCATAGCGATGTTAACTTTAGCATAAGAAAaggcagaaaaataatagaagtGCATGCAAATAGACTAAAAGCGTTCATAGAGCATTAAGCATAAGCAAAAACAAATTAGTCagtaagcaaaaaaaaaaaaaaaaaatatacatatagcaACAACAAAAACCATGTACagtataataaaacaaaataattcgaCTCACCAATGTAGTCACCAGGGACAACAGCTACCCTGCGACACTCCAGGTCCCTCGTTGTTTGCATTCGCAAACTCGGCTCCAATTTGTGCCACAAGTATTGAACTCGGTGGCGGCTCCTCAACCCCACGCATTCAGAACATACGCGAGGCCTAAAGGCTAAATAACATTCCTCGCAGACGTAATAAAAGGATTGCGATTccactaaaaacaaaaaacacaaaaataacaataaatcaCGCGaacgcacacacatacatatctACAACTACACACgaaataacaattacttttctctttctttttttttctcttttctactttttcaAACAATATTACGATGTTACTACAACGACAGTTAGCGTCTTACTAATGAGACGAACGAAAAACCTTAACGTTGAAGCCGAGAACGAATTTTGATAAACCGAAGCTCCgagaaagtaattgttatccgTGCATAAAACCCTAtaccaaagataaaaagtacgtACCTTTAGTCGACGCTGCATCTTCATTCCCACGATGAAGACGACCCGCGAAACTCACACACCTTCCAACACGATATGCTAACACCTTACACACACATACTTAACCAGTGAACATTTCAGATTAACACTCACCACCGCGAAGAGCGCAATCGAAACCGCACCTTATACAATTACACAATTCATCCACGAACCCGGATTATATTATGAGGACTACGGACTTCTCCATCTATCCGACACTACATGGAAATTAGTACTAATAATAAACATCGCCGACTTTGAAATCagatttaagaaattacaaaaccaAGTCGACGACGCGGAAAATGCCTGTAATAAACTACATGAAGCATATAacggcgaattattaaaagaaaaatgtcataatttagcaatgttggttacaatgcaaaataataaactaataaccgCATTAGATAGATTAACCGCGACCTATGAAGTCCAACACGTTAAAAGAGGTCTCATAGACTTAGTAGGCACAGTAGGGAAAACTTTATTCGGCATAATGGACGCCAacgacgaaaaaattattcaagagcAGTTACAACTGCTAATTGCAAGCCAGCAAACGACTCAACACGTAGCGAAAAatcaacttaaaatattaaacggtacACTAAGCCATATACAAGAATTAGAGATTAAACTCAAGCAACACGACCGCGTCTTAACGAATGCGACCATCCTCCTAAGTCAGCAGATAGATAGAGTAACGCGACAAATGGAGATGACGGAACATCTTAACACACTAAGAATACTCGTGACTGACCTACTGACTGACATACAAGACACCATCGACTTTATCTCCTGGACTAAAAAAGGCATCATTAACACACGGCTATTACCGATTGACAAGATCATAACAGAGCTACTACATGCAACGATTCAATTACCCGAAGGATCACAATTCCCGTTCGATACCAATCCTAAGAACTGGAATTaaatcaaaaaatatatatcgattacAGCGCATTACCGCGATCACAACGCTCtgatgataattattaaatttccagtCGTCACCGATACGAcatacgaattaaaagcggTCATACCGTTTCCCGTTTATGACCACGCTAACattttcaaaacaattaaaaccgcgcacgaatatatcgcgttagACAAAGAAAACAACAAATACATAACCTTAAcccgcgataaaattaataattgtatccgcggaagtaaaaaacttatatgcaaaaacaatttcgcgacgtaCCACATATCAGATAACGCACCTTGCGAAGTCTTAGCACTCACCGAGCCGGGACATCAACCCGAGAAATGCGAAACCCGCCATATCATATCTAATGTTAGCATATGGACGGCACTAAACGAGCCCCAAGCGTGGTTATACTCGACCGCGTCACAGACCATTAAACTACGATGTAAACATAagccaagtaaaaaaataaatataatcaaatcaggtaaaataatactaagaGACGCGTGCCAATTAAGTACAAACGACCTCACAATACAATCGAAAACTCTTCTAGGAGAAAGCGACATCAATATTTGTATACCAACATATAATATCACTATGATACCAATCAAAGATAGAACCAACATTGCTAAAATTacgtcacaattaaaaaacatacaaAGGGAACCAAttgtacgaaataaaaatgaactaCTACAACTAAGcttagatttaaacaaaatgcGTTCCGaactagataataataatgttgcgGCAagaacaaaaacaataataatatattccgtaGGATTAAGTACAACATTAACCGTATTTACTGCCATTATTATAACTATTactataataagaaaaaaatattgtaataaaaataaactataattaaccacaaaaaaaaaaaaaaaaaaaaaaaaaagacgtatcACAAACTCaacgtcttttcttttctccccgAGGGAAAGGGaacttgtaaaagaaaaaggcttgaacaaaaaatgaaacattcaaccctttttcttctccctaggGGGGATggatgttatatcccgagcccttagcaacagaggctcgggaataacgccggaatgtcgcacgcgcgcgaccatttagcttgatcggcagaataccgccgatcaaggtaacccggcatttccggccgggacgcgaagtccgaggacagtcgcggttgccacccgcgattccgctaattgctatgatttttggcatagcaacagtaggagatatataggggcagccgtgGCCCGGACAGTTAGTCGCTAACAAGTATCTCGCGTGGAATCTATACTCGAATAATAAGTGCAAATGTAACTttataaaaaggaagaaggaaataaaagaagttaatcaatttaacaaaaaaggCGACTTTATTCCAAAAGCTACAGTTCTCTCTGGAGAACAAATCCCACGGCACCCCCGCGGTGCAACATACAGGTTGCACTCGGAGCGTAAGTGGCtttataataagaaatacTACCAGAAACAAATATTAGAGTACACAGTTGCAGTTGAAAAGAGTAATtctgtcaaaaatatttttaaaaaatatgcaaaatttagatccacaaattatttaagaactcataatttttttgagacatatgtgatacatattttatacaaacaaggtattactaatagtaataaaatttatattgaaaaaagattgaaagcagaacaaattgttcggtggtgtttcaatattagagATACTTTTGTTCgtaataagtataaaatattagctaaACTCAAAAATAGATCTGAAACATGTTTATCTATTGCTGCAGAATGTATTACAGTTGATGACAAATCAAGTGCATTTTGTGGTATATCTAGATATACAGCTtcgtctgaaaattatttcgttgattcgacgtattgtgatattaattcatccaaagttaatgtaacggaacctttaatgttaaatacgaGAGGACAAATTGTTAATACGTTACCTTTGGTAGAAgctcgagcaaaaaaatcGTGATTATACGGTACTTTATGTAAAGTCAATGATCCGCTTCTAATCgaacgatatcaaaaattgttagaagctATAAATAAGTGTACTTTGAGGAAAATTCCGGAACTAATGCAAAGAATTCACGATTGCactgtaacaatttttgacaaaaatttagaaaatgctaAAAAGGGTCACGCACATagctgttacattaatttaaatctttgtaaagctatgtttattccagttcaattattatcaccgcATTTCCCAAAAGTGAGATATAT contains:
- the LOC139111730 gene encoding uncharacterized protein, giving the protein MSQSMDSLIRSQTDLYGRISRSVENLKKGGAAKITPGSIETRLRLLDNYWSKFEKGHETLHTSFWTELAEHDYVKADAYSMVEEAYVSQRAILMDLAEEHRKTEEKPELSLRESEVSSRRQLPRIQLPTFSGKFEDWPAFKDLFQSMIARDSSLMEVEKLHYLRCCLKGEAEQLVKNIPTTADNYERVWTMLKEYYANKRMLVRSCFSTFTSLPKMRTESVQELRRLFHNVLQTAGTMEGIRRPITDNDLFIHLVIELLDSRSRREWETTIGGTTEPPTFEELKNFLENRLRALEALYPAGHDTSTKTTTVSKPARALVTHTASFTTGVSSPGKDLQRAETMPPKIVCASIALESMPLASVLQRKVVSPAEDGTTQPFTKPSCEAQQSCTEQLNQQVHCQQVQLQQRIINNNESWPHLQGLVLADPEFSSNDPIDLILGAEVHAIIIENGLRKGTAKMPIALKTALGWILSGSTGEIQSASFVSINHCQTQENIVELVSRFWQQEELPLKPIPLTDADRKCEEFFIETTQRLPSGRYMVRLPFAKQGPEFANSRPSSINIFSKLEKRLDSQPQLQFQYNYFLHEYEMLGHMSKTTPPTSDKHYYLPHHGVFKSNDPNSRIRVVFNASARFKNSESLNDVLHNGPNLLPALSDIISNWRRYQIAITTDIEKMYRQIEIHPEDREYQRIIWRPSSLYEYFDYKLNTITYGLCSAPYLANRVIKQLALDEANNFPLGASVLRHEIYMDDILTGADSVSSAKVLITQLINICTAGGFPLAKWSFNSSELSKIIPTPEPSKGPVDFHSDITHTILGLRWNPTEDFFYFHVTPIENQVPTKRIVLSETARLFDPLGWLAPVIIKAKILIQTLWLKGNDWDHPLDKDDFNLWQQFRNELIKLSEIKIPRWLMTTETTSLIELHGFADASERAYAAVIFVKISQNNEFKISLLQAKTRVAPLKKISLPRLELCAATLLTRLVVHVQATIKLKFNSINLWSDSTVTLAWLKGHPSKWTTYVANRVSEIQQALPSAYWNHIPGHENPADCASRGLLPSELQNHPLWWLGPKWLRQNNIEQPNLSNFEINSEELIAVKNEQRSHVFTITTLPKENELLLKFSTLLKLLRVTALCRRWLKGSSKGPLSWSEINKSLNFWILTTQRLWFSEEIKLLTEGKSLSRNNALSSLSPIISEIGILRIGGRLRNASLSRDQQHPIILPKRSNLTFLIIDHYHKKTLHGGPQLTLSTIRQRYWLMGGRASVKEHIKNCVPCVRWRGTSPHPQMSDLPQARVTVNRPFLNTGVDYAGPLMVKTSKGRGQRAHKAFLAIFICFATRAIHIELVSDYTTAAFLAALRRFISRRGICSTISSDRGTNFVGADKELRKFFAESIKSKEFTQTIANQAIKWKFNPPSAPHFGGIWEAAVKATKHHIRRVIGEATLTFEEMYTLLTQIEACLNSRPLIPLSDDPEDLEALTPGHFLIGNALNAVPEPCLANVSDNRLSRWELVQKMRDHFWRRWSAEYLPTLNIRSKWRTTQPNLQVGMLCLIKGETTSPVQPVFKFFVRTFILVQTNVNDPGSRLIRWRLKLEEYNYKIVHKDGKKNTNADALSRNLPQQEEKLPIYVLKEKNTYSTEEKAKLLHEYHDTPIGGHQGITRTLHRIRLQHEWPGMRRDIEEYIKKCEQCQKNKLSRKTKMPLIITDTPTRPFEKCALDIVEPLPITNNNNKYILTFQDNLTKFSKAIPIPNQEAATVAKAFVTQIIFEHGIPEYVLSDQGTNFTSNIFKNICKLLRMEKIQTTAYHPQTNGALERSHRTLAEYLRHYIDEDQSDWDEWLPYAMFTYNTTPHTATGLTPFELIYGHRATLPTALKTAPKETYSYDDYANELRERLRASNSLAHDHAKTEKEKAKENYDKDSRKREFRVGDSVLLYDETVRRGRSKKLDALWIGPYIVVQKHSDVNFSIRKGRKIIEVHANRLKAFIEH